The Drechmeria coniospora strain ARSEF 6962 chromosome 02, whole genome shotgun sequence genome has a segment encoding these proteins:
- a CDS encoding tRNA dihydrouridine synthase, with protein MLSTLLRRTMSGSKVKRVPIPRRGVDYRGKVVLAPMVRSGELPSRLLALHHGADLVWGPETIDRAMIGTARRFNKDTKVLEWYRVQSHGQKEPPPDAKESIIYRVHPEKESGKLIFQMGTADPERAVQAARLVAADVAGIDVNAGCPKPFSTSGGMGAALLRTPEKLCAILEALVQNITPEFEIGISVKIRILETAAETEALVRRLCATGITALTVHCRTTPMRPRERAIRDQLRMVADVCREHGVACLMNGDVEGKDQGLRLAEEFGADGAMIATAAETNPSCFRGEAQGGILPWQAVVEQYLQLCMDVDNRFGNTKYLLAQMVPGKDKASHKSVTQGRSYADICGGLGLNHLLQQAKGTDARRGLGAAQENAKSRRNASALAAGGQTGHLPEQPRKPLSDRKVGARPEATVDPTSLAAVS; from the exons ATGCTCTCGACACTTCTGAGGAGAACAATGTCTGGCAGCAAAGTCAAGCGAGTTCCCATCCCTCGACGGGGAGTCGACTACAGGGGCAAGGTTGTCCTGGCGCCCATGGTGAGATCTGGCGAGCTTCCCTCCCGTTTGCTCGCTCTTCACCATGGCGCCGATCTTGTTTGGG GTCCCGAGACCATCGACCGTGCCATGATCGGAACCGCTCGACGGTTCAACAAGGACACCAAGGTCTTGGAATGGTACCGCGTGCAATCGCATGGCCAGAAGGAGCCTCCACCGGACGCCAAGGAGAGCATCATCTACAGAGTCCATCCCGAGAAGGAGTCGGGCAAGCTCATTTTCCAGATGGGCACCGCCGATCCGGAGCGAGCCGTTCAAGCCGCGAGGTTAGTGGCGGCAGATGTCGCCGGAATCGACGTAAATGCCGGCTGCCCGAAGCCCTTCAGCACAAGCGGCGGTATGGGTGCCGCCCTGCTGCGGACGCCGGAGAAGCTGTGcgccatcctcgaggccTTGGTGCAGAACATCACGCCCGAGTTTGAAATTGGCATCAGCGTCAAGATCCGGATCCTCGAAACGGCCGCCGAAACCGAGGCGCTCGTCCGGAGACTCTGTGCCACGGGAATCACGGCGCTTACCGTGCACTGCCGGACGACCCCGATGCGGCCGCGTGAGCGGGCAATTCGAGACCAGCTACGCATGGTCGCCGACGTGTGCCGCGAGCATGGCGTTGCCTGTCTCATgaacggcgacgtcgagggtaAAGACCAAGGCTTGCGGCTCGCCGAAGAGtttggcgccgacggtgccatgattgcgacggcggccgagacgaacCCCAGTTGCTTCCGAGGAGAAGCGCAGGGGGGCATCCTCCCGTGGCAAGCGGTTGTGGAACAGTACCTGCAGCTGTGCATGGATGTCGACAATCGCTTCGGCAACACAAAATATCTTCTCGCGCAAATGGTGCCGGGCAAGGACAAGGCCTCGCACAAGTCGGTCACGCAAGGCAGAAGCTACGCAGACATCTGCGGCGGCTTGGGACTGAATCACCTCCTCCAGCAAGCCAAAGGAACCGACGCACGGCGGGGCCTTGGTGCAGCGCAGGAAAACGCAAAGAGTAGGAGAAACGCGAGCGCGCTGGCTGCCGGCGGCCAAACGGGACACCTTCCGGAGCAGCCTCGGAAACCGTTGTCGGACCGAAAGGTCGGCGCGAGGCCGGAGGCCACGGTCGACCCGACGTCCCTGGCGGCCGTTTCATGA
- a CDS encoding mitochondrial protein, with protein MASSVLLKQRSLASLATVALAGIALAPATVLAEAPTDRRRPIYDDVDLSSSPAPVSGVPSDAMLPPPPPTRTDDEMPKQRGPTPTERLAVHIGKARLILYKFAVSAEDKVNETMDSAFHLEQSFTNTIASLAPPRQSGERLMPGAVYVLVAAMAGSIITRKRNILLRATLPLALGIGAGWTVLPITMRNISDLAWTYEQRFPVLAESHVRIREGLKRGVSFAKVHKEVGARYVDEKVTDAREIVESWVKQGK; from the exons ATGGCCTCAAGTGTGCTTCTGAAACAG CGGTCGCTGGCGTCCTTGGCCACCGTTGCCCTCGCCGGAATCGCTCTTGCGCCCGCGACCGTTCTGGCCGAGGCTCCCACGGACAGG CGGAGACCAATCTACGATGACGTCGATCTCTCGTCGAGTCCAGCACCCGTATCCGGGGTTCCTTCCGATGCCATGctgccaccgccgcctcccacAAGGACCGACGATGAGATGCCCAAGCAGCGAGGCCCTACGCCGACGGAACGCTTGGCCGTTCATATCGGCAAGGCCCGACTGATCCTCTACAAATttgccgtctcggccgaggacaaggTCAACGAGACGATGGACTCGGCCTTCCACCTCGAGCAGTCCTTCACCAACACCATAGCCTCGCTCGCGCCTCCACGGCAGAGCGGCGAGCGGCTCATGCCAGGCGCCGTCTACGTTCTCgttgccgccatggccggcagCATCATCACCCGGAAGCGCAACATCCTACTGCGCGCCACCCTCCCCCTGGCCCtgggcatcggcgccggatGGACCGTCCTTCCCATCACCATGAGGAATATTTCCGACCTTGCCTGGACGTACGAGCAACGGTTCCCCGTCTTGGCCGAGTCGCACGTCAGAATCCGCGAGGGCCTGAAGCGAGGTGTCAGTTTTGCCAAGGTCCACAAGGAGGTCGGCGCACGATATGTGGACGAAAAGGTAACGGATGCTCGTGAAATCGTCGAAAGCTGGGTCAAGCAAGGCAAATAG